The stretch of DNA AAAGTCTCCCTGGGTGAGCACCGCCGCCATGACCGCCTGGAGGGCCTCCTGCAGGGGGGCATGTTGCCAGGTCAAGTCCACAAAGGGAATGGTGGGGGAAAACGAAAGGGTCATAGTCCCTCGCTGAGGTGAATGAAGGACCGGCGCACGGCCACGCCAGCCACACCCAGGTTGCCCGATTGCAACGAAACCGTAACAGATGGTGGAGCAGGGCGATCGCGCCCCACGGTTCCAGGGTTCCCCCTCGATTTGGCTATCCCTGGCGCTCAAATCCAGACTAGGCGGTAGACTGAGGCAGATATAGCGTCGGTTACCCTATTCAGTGACCGTTATCCCTATGGATTTTGAAACCGCTCGCGAATTTGTGGTCCGCCAAACCCTTGGCACCAGCGCCGACCTGCCCGACACCTTTATCGCCTGCCTGCGCCAGGGCAAGCCCCCCATTCCTGGCCAGGTCACCTCTCTGCTGCTGGCCCTCAAGGTGCTGTTCGAAGGGCTCAAAAACGAACCCACTCTCGATCGCACCCTGACCAAAGCCCTCTTCATCCTCTCCTACGAAAGCCGCCAGCTCTACGCCCAGGGGCAGAAGGCCGGGGTGGTCTGGCCGCCCCTGCTGGATGACGACCTGGGACGGATCGGCAAGGTGGCGCAGTCGATCGTGTTCGGGGAATGGCAGGGGTAAGTTCGGCAAACCACACCTCCCAGAGAATTGCGGCAGGAACTTTTGGGCGGCTAAATTAGCACTCAGGAAGCGAGAGTGCTAAAGACTGTTATCAATTAGCCTCTAATTCCCCCTGATTAATCCTTTTATTCCCAACGATTTGGAGGTATACCATGGCAGCTGTCACCCTGAGTGTGTCAACTGTTAAACCCCTGGGCGATCGCATTTTGGTCAAAGTCAGCGCCGCCGAAGAGAAAACCGCTGGTGGCATTCTGCTGCCCGACACCGCTAAGGAAAAGCCCCAGGTGGGCGAAGTGGTGCAGGTCGGCCCCGGCAAGCGCAGCGACGACGGTGCCTTCCAGACCGTGGAAGTCAAAGTCGGCGACAAGGTGCTCTACTCCAAGTACGCTGGCACCGACATCAAGCTTGGCACCGACGACTACGTGCTGCTGCGCGAGTCCGACATCCTCGCCGCCCTGGCCTAAACTGATTTCCGATTTTGGATTCGCGATTTTGGCTGGGTAGGGTGGGCACCGCCCACCATGAACCTGGGCGATCGCCAATCACCCCGTAGGGTGCATCCGCGAAGCGATGCACCGCTAGGAAAACCTTTCAAGGACATGTCTCATCCATTCGCGGCATTCCTTGAGTCAGACTTGGTGCGTCAGGCTATAAGCCAGGCTCAGGCCATGCCAACGCCATGACACACCGAAAAACACCACACAACGCAGTTAGTCAACAATTCTTGCTGGGAGGATTTTTTACCTATGGCTAAAACCATCACCTATAACGAAGACGCCCGTCGCGCCCTAGAGCGTGGCTTTGACATGTTGGCCGAAGCCGTGGCCGTCACCCTCGGCCCCAAAGGTCGCAACGTGGTGCTAGAGAAAAAGTATGGTGCCCCCCAGATCATCAACGACGGCATCACCATCGCCAAAGAAATTGAGCTAGAAGATCATATTGAAAATACCGCTGTGTCCCTGCTGCGCCAGGCCGCCAGCAAGACCAACGACGCCGCGGGCGACGGCACCACCACCGCTACGGTGCTGGGCCACGCCATTGTCAAAGAAGGGCTGCGCAACGTCGCCGCTGGGGCCAACGCCATTTCCCTCAAGCGCGGCATCGACAAAGCCACCGCCTTCCTGGTCGAAAAAATTGCTGAGCACGCCCGCCCCGTGGGCGATTCCAAGTCTATCGCCCAGGTGGGTTCTATCTCCGCTGGTAACGACGACGAAGTCGGTCAGATGATCGCCGACGCCATGGACAAAGTCGGTCGCGAGGGCGTCATTTCCCTCGAAGAGGGCAAATCCATGACCACCGAACTGGAGGTCACCGAAGGCATGCGCTTCGACAAGGGCTACCTGTCCCCCTACTTCGTCACCGACACCGAGCGCATGGAAGCGGTGCTGGAGGACCCCTACATTCTGCTCACCGACAAGAAAATCGCCCTGGTGCAGGACCTGGTGCCCGTGCTCGAGCAGGTGGCCCGTTCCGGCAAGCCCCTGATGATCATCGCCGAAGACATTGAGAAAGAGGCCCTGGCCACCCTGGTGGTGAACCGCATGCGCGGCGTGCTGAATGTGGCCGCTGTGAAAGCGCCTGGGTTTGGCGATCGCCGCAAGGCCATGCTCGAAGACATCGCTGTGCTGACTGGCGGCCAGGTGATTTCTGAAGACACCGGCCTCAAGCTCGACAATGTGAAGGTGGATATGCTGGGCAGCGCCCGCCGCATCACCATCACCAAGGACACCACCACCGTGGTCGCCGAGGGCAACGAGAAGGATGTCAAGGCCCGCTGCGAGCAAATCCGCCGCCAGATCGACGAAACCGACTCCACCTACGACAAAGAGAAGCTCCAGGAGCGCCTGGCCAAGCTCTCCGGCGGGGTAGCCGTGATCAAAGTCGGGGCCGCCACCGAAACCGAGATGAAGGACCGCAAGCTGCGCCTCGAAGACGCTATCAACGCCACTAAGGCTGCCGTAGAAGAGGGCATCGTCCCCGGCGGCGGCACCACCCTGGCCCACCTGGCACCCCAGCTCGAAGCCTGGGCCAGCGACAACCTCAGCGGCGAAGAGCTGCTCGGTGCCCAGATCGTCACCCGCGCCCTGACGGCCCCCCTCAGCCGCATCGCTGAGAATGCGGGCTTCAATGGCGCGGTGATCGTCGAGCAGGTGAAGGAGAAGGACTTCACCGTCGGCTACGACGCGGCCAACAACCAGTTCGTCGATATGTTCGAGGCTGGCATTGTCGATCCGGCTAAGGTGACCCGCTCCGGTCTGCAAAACGCCGCTTCCATCGCCTCCATGGTGCTGACCACCGAGTGCATCGTGGTCGACAAGCCCGAGCCCAAGGCTCCCGCCGCTGGCGCTGGCGCTGGCATGGGCGGCGACTTCGACTACTAAATCCGCCAGGGCAGGCCCAGCCTGGGCTAGCCCCAAACAGCGGGTTAGGGGCTAGCAGCGTTGGTTCTTTGGCCATCCGAGGCCATTGATGATAGCCCTTAGGGTAAATACAAAGGCTCGGCTGATCGCATCAGTCGAGCTTTTTTGTCGCCAGAAACTGCGCTTGATCAAGCTGCCTCAGGCTATGAATTTACGGCCATCGAAAACGATCTAGCAGACAGACTAGGGGGCGCATCCCAGTTTTGCAAATGTCATTCTGAACGTAGCGATAGCGAAGTAAAGAATCTCGATCTTGCGCAAGGACTGAAGATCCTTCGCTACACTCCGTTCCGCTCAGGATGACAGAAGTGGGATGTACCCCAGACTAGGGACCGGAATCATCAACTCTGCTTATTCTGTCAGCGGAGAGATGACGATAGAAATCACACAAATAGGTCGAGAAGTTAGAACTGATGGACTGTGATGGACAATCCCTGTGATTTTTTTGACTTGTCACAGGTGAGAGTACTGATGCGGCGACGACCCGAAAAATCCACAAAAATTTGTTTATTGTAATGGCAAATCGCTGTCTGGAAAATAAACATTTTTTTCGGAACACTTTGTCAGTTTAAGAGTCTTGGACAGTTAGCCATCAAGTCTGAAACCGATTCCCGTCAAAGTTGTGAACGATTTTGGCCTGGCTTTGCTGTGGGGGTGTGAGGTTGGTGGTGTTTGTGAAGCTCGATAAAGGGTTCAGAATC from Leptolyngbya sp. KIOST-1 encodes:
- the groES gene encoding co-chaperone GroES, producing MAAVTLSVSTVKPLGDRILVKVSAAEEKTAGGILLPDTAKEKPQVGEVVQVGPGKRSDDGAFQTVEVKVGDKVLYSKYAGTDIKLGTDDYVLLRESDILAALA
- the groL gene encoding chaperonin GroEL (60 kDa chaperone family; promotes refolding of misfolded polypeptides especially under stressful conditions; forms two stacked rings of heptamers to form a barrel-shaped 14mer; ends can be capped by GroES; misfolded proteins enter the barrel where they are refolded when GroES binds), translated to MAKTITYNEDARRALERGFDMLAEAVAVTLGPKGRNVVLEKKYGAPQIINDGITIAKEIELEDHIENTAVSLLRQAASKTNDAAGDGTTTATVLGHAIVKEGLRNVAAGANAISLKRGIDKATAFLVEKIAEHARPVGDSKSIAQVGSISAGNDDEVGQMIADAMDKVGREGVISLEEGKSMTTELEVTEGMRFDKGYLSPYFVTDTERMEAVLEDPYILLTDKKIALVQDLVPVLEQVARSGKPLMIIAEDIEKEALATLVVNRMRGVLNVAAVKAPGFGDRRKAMLEDIAVLTGGQVISEDTGLKLDNVKVDMLGSARRITITKDTTTVVAEGNEKDVKARCEQIRRQIDETDSTYDKEKLQERLAKLSGGVAVIKVGAATETEMKDRKLRLEDAINATKAAVEEGIVPGGGTTLAHLAPQLEAWASDNLSGEELLGAQIVTRALTAPLSRIAENAGFNGAVIVEQVKEKDFTVGYDAANNQFVDMFEAGIVDPAKVTRSGLQNAASIASMVLTTECIVVDKPEPKAPAAGAGAGMGGDFDY